The proteins below come from a single Mycobacterium parmense genomic window:
- a CDS encoding NADH:flavin oxidoreductase, with product MSSPPDVLSPAKLGPITLRNRTIKSATFEARTPGALVSDDLIEYHRRPAAGGVGMTTVAYCAVSQGGRTEGNGLWMRPEAVPGLRRLADAIHAEGAAVSAQIGHAGPVANAKSNQAKALAPVRFFNPIGMRFAKKATRDDIDDVIAGHADAARYAIEAGFDAVEIHLGHNYLASSFLSPLINRRDDEFGGSLENRAKVARAMVMAVRRAVEKEGTPIAVTAKLNMADGVRGGISTEESLTTAKWLQDDGGLDAIELTAGSSLVNPMYLFRGDAPLKEFAGAFKPPLRWGMRMTGTKFLREYPYREAYLLRDAKLFRAELTMPLILLGGITNRETMDLAMAEGFDFVAMGRALLAEPDLINRIAADRTVHSACTHCNKCMPTIYTRTRCVVTGAPDA from the coding sequence ATGTCTAGCCCCCCCGACGTGCTGAGCCCCGCCAAGCTGGGCCCGATCACGCTGCGCAACCGCACCATCAAATCGGCGACATTCGAGGCCCGCACGCCCGGCGCGCTGGTCAGCGACGATCTCATCGAATACCACCGGCGCCCCGCCGCCGGCGGGGTCGGGATGACCACGGTGGCCTACTGCGCGGTATCCCAGGGTGGTCGCACGGAGGGCAACGGGCTCTGGATGCGCCCGGAGGCGGTGCCCGGGTTGCGCCGGCTCGCCGACGCGATCCATGCCGAGGGCGCGGCGGTCAGCGCGCAGATCGGCCACGCCGGACCGGTGGCCAACGCCAAATCCAACCAGGCCAAGGCCCTGGCGCCGGTGCGGTTCTTCAACCCCATCGGCATGCGGTTCGCCAAGAAGGCGACCCGCGACGACATCGACGACGTGATCGCCGGGCACGCCGACGCCGCGCGGTACGCCATCGAGGCGGGCTTCGACGCCGTCGAAATCCATCTGGGTCACAACTACTTGGCGAGCTCGTTCCTGTCACCGCTGATAAACCGCCGCGACGACGAGTTCGGCGGGTCGCTGGAGAACCGGGCCAAGGTCGCCCGCGCGATGGTGATGGCGGTCCGGCGCGCGGTGGAAAAAGAGGGCACGCCGATCGCGGTCACCGCAAAGCTCAACATGGCCGACGGCGTGCGCGGCGGCATCAGCACAGAGGAGTCGCTCACCACGGCCAAGTGGCTGCAGGACGACGGCGGGCTGGACGCGATCGAGCTCACCGCGGGCAGCTCTCTGGTCAACCCGATGTACCTGTTCCGCGGTGACGCGCCGCTCAAGGAGTTCGCCGGCGCGTTCAAGCCGCCGCTGCGCTGGGGCATGCGCATGACCGGGACCAAGTTCCTTCGCGAGTACCCGTACCGCGAGGCCTACCTGCTGCGCGACGCCAAACTCTTCCGCGCCGAGCTGACGATGCCACTGATCCTGCTCGGCGGCATCACCAACCGCGAGACGATGGACCTCGCGATGGCCGAGGGTTTCGACTTCGTCGCGATGGGCCGCGCGTTGCTGGCCGAGCCCGATCTGATCAACCGGATCGCCGCCGACCGCACCGTGCACTCGGCGTGCACGCACTGCAACAAGTGCATGCCGACGATCTACACCCGCACCCGCTGCGTGGTCACCGGAGCGCCCGACGCTTAA
- a CDS encoding FHA domain-containing protein, translated as MNAPAPPVLTVRHDGSERTFAAGHDVVVGRDLRADMRITHPLISRAHLLLRFEQGRWLAIDNGSLNGTFVNGRRVPVVDIHDGQCINIGNPEGPLLRFEVGRHRGMAGRPPETASMRLPAAAGQGSGTAWSASPAGPPAPMHGRPPVRAAAPPMRHHPGPPGPHAPPPYPPRPAAPPPGPAAPPPNFQPHPPLAAAGSSYASPQTQMSPSSPAKAPEVGNLATKMMHALMPSWTGGIQKPSGAVTIGRATDNDIVIQDVLASRHHAFLTSTPLGTEIRDARSVNGTFVNGVRVGSAVLTEGDVVTIGNVDLVFTRDTLVRRTEAATRTGGLEVNSVCFTVEHGKQLLDHISLTARPGTLTAIIGGSGAGKTTLSRLIVGYNNPTSGSVTFEGHDIHKEYASMRSRIGMVPQDDVVHRQLTVNQALNYAAELRLPPDTSKEERAQVVAQVLEELDMTKHADTRVDKLSGGQRKRASVALELLTQPSLLLLDEPTSGLDPALDRQVMLMLRQLADAGRVVLVVTHSVSYLDVCDQILLVAPGGKTAFCGAPDQVEAAMGTRNWADIFAKVGADPDEANRRFKERNQQSERPPSPQSPADLGEPPKTDLWRQLSTIARRQVRLVISDRGYTIFLAVLPFLIGALSLTVKGPKPGLGIADPMGPAPTQPQYIMVLLNIGAVFMGTALTIRDLIGERGIFRREQAVGLSTSAYLLAKIAVFCVFATGQAAVATIIVVLGKGAPTEPPPFFGDASFSLFLTVAATCIASAILGLMLSSLAQSNEQITPMLVVSIMSQLVLSGGMIPVYQRLGLEQLAWLTPGRWGYAAGASSINFPALVKVKQIPTNDPLWQHSTHILLFDMFMLAVLSLAYGGFVRWHIRLKR; from the coding sequence ATGAATGCACCAGCCCCACCCGTGCTGACTGTCCGTCACGATGGGTCGGAACGCACCTTCGCCGCTGGTCATGACGTCGTCGTGGGACGTGACCTCCGCGCCGACATGCGCATCACGCATCCCCTGATCTCGCGGGCTCATCTCCTGCTGCGCTTCGAGCAGGGCAGGTGGCTGGCGATCGACAACGGCTCGCTCAACGGGACTTTCGTCAACGGCCGCCGGGTCCCGGTGGTCGACATCCACGACGGCCAGTGCATCAACATCGGGAACCCCGAGGGTCCGCTGCTGCGGTTCGAGGTCGGCCGGCACCGAGGCATGGCGGGCCGCCCGCCCGAGACCGCGTCCATGCGCCTTCCGGCCGCGGCGGGGCAGGGGTCGGGCACCGCATGGTCGGCGTCTCCCGCCGGCCCGCCCGCGCCGATGCACGGGCGCCCACCGGTCCGCGCCGCCGCGCCGCCGATGCGGCACCATCCCGGGCCGCCGGGGCCGCACGCGCCGCCGCCCTATCCCCCGCGCCCGGCCGCGCCGCCGCCCGGGCCCGCCGCCCCGCCGCCCAACTTCCAGCCGCACCCGCCGCTCGCCGCGGCGGGCTCGTCGTACGCTTCGCCGCAGACCCAGATGTCGCCTTCCAGTCCCGCCAAGGCGCCCGAGGTCGGCAACCTGGCGACGAAGATGATGCACGCGCTGATGCCGTCGTGGACCGGGGGCATACAGAAGCCGTCCGGTGCGGTCACCATCGGCCGCGCCACCGACAACGACATCGTCATCCAGGACGTCCTGGCCTCGCGCCACCACGCGTTCCTCACGTCGACACCGCTGGGCACCGAGATCCGCGACGCGCGCAGCGTCAACGGAACGTTCGTCAACGGTGTCCGCGTCGGGTCCGCGGTGCTGACCGAGGGCGACGTGGTCACCATCGGCAACGTCGACCTCGTCTTCACCCGTGACACGCTGGTCCGGCGCACCGAGGCGGCGACCCGCACCGGCGGCCTGGAGGTCAACTCCGTCTGCTTCACCGTCGAGCACGGCAAGCAACTGCTCGACCACATCTCGCTGACCGCGCGGCCCGGAACGCTGACGGCCATCATCGGCGGGTCCGGGGCGGGCAAGACCACGCTGTCGCGGCTGATCGTCGGCTACAACAACCCCACCTCGGGGTCGGTGACGTTCGAGGGCCACGACATTCACAAGGAATACGCGTCCATGCGCAGCCGGATCGGGATGGTCCCGCAGGACGACGTCGTGCACCGCCAGCTCACCGTCAACCAGGCCCTCAACTACGCCGCCGAGCTGAGGTTGCCTCCGGACACCAGCAAGGAGGAGCGGGCCCAGGTCGTCGCGCAGGTGCTCGAAGAGCTCGACATGACCAAACACGCCGACACCCGCGTCGACAAGCTCTCGGGCGGCCAGCGCAAGCGCGCCTCGGTGGCACTCGAGCTGCTCACGCAGCCCTCGCTCCTGCTCCTCGACGAGCCGACGTCCGGCCTGGACCCGGCCCTGGACCGCCAGGTCATGCTGATGCTGCGGCAGCTTGCCGACGCCGGCCGCGTGGTGCTCGTGGTCACCCACTCGGTGTCCTACCTGGATGTCTGCGACCAGATCCTGCTTGTCGCGCCCGGCGGCAAGACGGCGTTCTGTGGTGCGCCCGACCAGGTCGAGGCCGCCATGGGCACCCGCAACTGGGCCGACATCTTCGCCAAGGTGGGCGCCGACCCGGACGAGGCGAACCGGCGCTTCAAGGAGCGCAACCAGCAGTCCGAACGGCCGCCGTCCCCGCAGAGCCCGGCCGACCTGGGCGAGCCGCCGAAGACGGACCTGTGGCGCCAGCTGTCCACGATCGCCCGGCGGCAGGTCCGGCTGGTCATCTCCGACCGGGGCTACACCATCTTCCTGGCGGTCCTGCCGTTCCTCATCGGAGCGCTCTCGCTCACGGTGAAGGGACCCAAACCCGGCCTCGGGATCGCCGACCCGATGGGCCCGGCGCCGACCCAGCCGCAGTACATCATGGTGTTGCTCAACATCGGCGCCGTCTTCATGGGCACCGCGCTGACCATCCGCGACCTGATCGGCGAGCGCGGCATCTTCCGGCGGGAGCAGGCCGTCGGGCTGTCCACCTCCGCGTATCTGCTGGCGAAGATCGCGGTGTTCTGCGTCTTCGCGACCGGCCAGGCCGCGGTGGCCACCATCATCGTGGTGCTCGGGAAGGGCGCGCCGACCGAGCCGCCGCCGTTCTTCGGCGACGCCAGCTTCTCGCTGTTCCTCACCGTCGCCGCCACGTGCATCGCGTCGGCGATCCTGGGCCTGATGCTGTCGTCCCTGGCCCAATCCAACGAGCAGATCACGCCCATGCTGGTGGTGTCGATCATGTCGCAGCTGGTGCTCTCCGGCGGCATGATCCCCGTCTATCAGCGTCTCGGCCTCGAGCAGCTCGCGTGGCTCACTCCCGGTCGCTGGGGCTACGCCGCGGGCGCGTCGTCGATCAACTTCCCGGCGCTGGTGAAGGTCAAACAGATCCCGACCAACGATCCGCTGTGGCAGCACTCCACCCACATCCTGCTATTCGACATGTTCATGCTCGCGGTGCTGTCGCTCGCCTACGGCGGCTTCGTGCGCTGGCACATCCGCCTCAAACGCTGA
- a CDS encoding FAD-dependent oxidoreductase, with protein sequence MATNRSRPLQQAISRQTFLRGAAALTTGAVFGSGCAAAGPGGWKGLASSIGGSVLLPADGAQFGAGKRVFNSFYDTSNPAAVVRVSSQADVQRAIAFATANDLKVAPRSGGHSYIGASSAGGAMVLDLRGLPGNMSFDGGSGKVTVVPAANLYAVQQACASAGRTVPVGSCPTVGIGGLALGGGLGPDARRAGLTCDALLSATVVLPDGNAVTASANENPDLFWALRGGGGGNFGVTTSMTFATVVTGDKDLVRVEYPPSSAVQVLTGWQSWLSAADRNTWGMVDLSVGGSQANCHVLATCPAGSGAGVADAVKSAIGQTPESVMHKTLGHMELVTYLAGGGPTSSPRGFVAGSDVIGTVDSAAAQAIATAAGQWPAAGGATASVIVDPLGGAVADTAPADTAFPWRTQSAVVQWYVEPVASQAATANSWLASAHQAVQQFSVGGYVNYLEADAPAARYFGPNLARMTTVRQKYDPNRTMFSGLDF encoded by the coding sequence ATGGCCACGAACCGGAGCCGTCCGCTCCAGCAGGCGATTTCGCGACAGACCTTTTTGCGTGGTGCCGCGGCGTTGACGACGGGAGCGGTTTTCGGGAGTGGTTGCGCGGCGGCCGGCCCGGGCGGCTGGAAGGGTCTGGCCTCGTCGATCGGCGGCAGTGTGTTGTTGCCCGCCGACGGCGCTCAGTTCGGCGCCGGAAAGCGGGTCTTCAACTCGTTCTACGACACCTCCAATCCCGCTGCGGTCGTGAGGGTTTCATCGCAGGCGGACGTGCAGAGGGCTATCGCGTTCGCGACGGCCAACGACCTCAAGGTCGCCCCGCGCAGCGGCGGGCACTCGTATATCGGTGCGTCGAGTGCCGGCGGCGCCATGGTGCTGGACTTGCGCGGGCTTCCCGGCAACATGAGCTTCGACGGCGGCAGCGGTAAGGTCACGGTTGTCCCGGCCGCCAATCTCTATGCGGTGCAACAGGCTTGTGCGAGCGCCGGGCGGACGGTGCCCGTCGGTAGCTGCCCGACGGTCGGAATCGGGGGGTTGGCCCTCGGTGGCGGGCTGGGTCCCGACGCGCGACGCGCCGGCCTGACCTGTGACGCGCTGCTGTCCGCTACCGTGGTGCTGCCCGACGGGAACGCGGTGACCGCATCCGCCAACGAGAACCCGGATCTGTTCTGGGCGCTGCGCGGCGGTGGTGGGGGCAATTTCGGGGTGACGACGTCGATGACGTTCGCGACCGTCGTCACCGGCGACAAGGACCTGGTCCGTGTCGAATACCCGCCGTCCTCGGCGGTGCAGGTGCTCACCGGCTGGCAGTCCTGGCTGTCGGCGGCAGACCGGAACACCTGGGGAATGGTCGACCTGTCCGTAGGCGGGTCGCAGGCGAATTGCCATGTGCTGGCGACCTGTCCGGCGGGTTCGGGCGCCGGCGTGGCCGACGCCGTCAAGTCCGCGATCGGGCAGACTCCCGAATCGGTCATGCACAAGACGCTCGGTCACATGGAACTGGTGACCTACCTGGCCGGCGGCGGTCCGACGAGTTCGCCGCGCGGCTTCGTCGCCGGCTCCGACGTCATCGGCACGGTGGATTCGGCTGCTGCACAAGCGATCGCAACCGCGGCCGGGCAGTGGCCCGCCGCCGGCGGCGCGACCGCGTCGGTGATCGTCGATCCGCTGGGTGGTGCGGTGGCCGACACGGCCCCGGCCGACACGGCCTTCCCGTGGCGCACCCAGTCCGCCGTGGTGCAGTGGTACGTCGAACCCGTCGCCAGCCAGGCCGCGACCGCGAACTCCTGGCTGGCGTCCGCTCATCAAGCCGTGCAACAATTCTCGGTCGGGGGCTACGTCAACTACCTCGAGGCCGACGCGCCGGCGGCACGCTACTTCGGCCCGAATCTCGCCCGGATGACGACCGTGCGGCAGAAGTACGACCCGAACCGGACGATGTTCTCCGGGCTGGACTTCTGA
- a CDS encoding DUF732 domain-containing protein — protein sequence MKARGRTRRWVWLFRNQPLTIRLLAAAAGLVTAAAAFSAPAEADPNDDNFIDALNHAGVDFGQPGNAMAVGQSICPMVAQPGGNFAAAAASVRRRGMSPQMARMFTTIAIQVYCPQEMEALTNGNLTGGLPQAPGMPGMPGVGGMPAAGAVPGAPGGMPQYAGVPGY from the coding sequence ATGAAGGCACGTGGACGAACTCGCCGATGGGTCTGGCTCTTCCGCAATCAACCGCTGACCATTCGCCTGCTGGCCGCGGCCGCAGGCCTGGTCACCGCCGCGGCGGCCTTCTCGGCGCCGGCCGAGGCGGACCCGAACGACGACAACTTCATCGACGCGCTGAACCACGCCGGCGTGGACTTCGGCCAGCCGGGCAACGCGATGGCCGTGGGCCAGTCCATCTGCCCGATGGTCGCCCAGCCGGGCGGGAACTTCGCCGCGGCCGCCGCGAGCGTGCGCCGCCGGGGGATGTCGCCGCAGATGGCCCGGATGTTCACCACCATCGCCATCCAGGTCTACTGCCCGCAGGAGATGGAGGCGCTCACCAACGGCAACCTGACCGGTGGGCTGCCGCAAGCTCCGGGGATGCCCGGAATGCCGGGGGTCGGCGGCATGCCGGCGGCGGGAGCAGTGCCCGGCGCGCCGGGCGGCATGCCGCAGTATGCCGGGGTGCCGGGCTACTAA
- a CDS encoding ATP-binding cassette domain-containing protein, with protein MDRSALPVLTVRSDRSEGRFAAGRDVVVGSDVRADLRVAHPLIARAHVLLRFDQGRWVAVDNNSLNGVFVNGQRVPVVNIEDGQTINIGKPDGPRVTFEVGHHDGNVGLAPPTESIPVIAPPGPPRPVRPQPTGPMPGPVGPPGTGRSAMSGPVSRPQAVAPSIRRADTQRSAAIPAPPPAAVTGAAPQAPAQAPDHDPPTQIGVSGEVAEFPTIRVKTLGTDFDRETPAAGAAWIGRSLENDIVIHDVLASRHHAFLTPTPIGTEIRDAHSINGTFVNGIRVGSALLAEGDVVTIGNVDLVFTGGVLVRRQDVATRTGGLEVRGVDFAVDGKTLLEQISLTARPGTLTAIIGGSGAGKTTLSRLIAGYATPTAGAVTFEGHDIHTEFASLRTRIGMVPQDDVVHRQLTVNQALGYAAELRLPPDTSKADRAQVVAQVLEELGLTKHADTRVDKLSGGQRKRASVALELLTGPSLLILDEPTSGLDPALDLQVMTMLRQLADAGRVVLVVTHSLTYLDVCDQVLLMAPGGKTAFLGPPDQISDAMGTTNWAHIFAKVGADPDEANRRFLARNNEPSPAQSAAPAELVAPAHTSLRRQFSTIARRQVRLVVSDRAYFVFLAVLPFVMGALSLTVPGTTGFGYADPASPSADEAGMILTLITLAAAFMGTALTIRDLVGERPIFRREQAVGLSATAYLLAKIAVFCVFAVVQAAIATAIVVAGKGAPTRPAVLLGHSSLAATAELFVAVAATCVAAAMLGLALSALARSNEQIMPLLVVSLMMQIVLCGGMVPVTDRIVLDQISWLVPSRWGYAAQASTVDLWTVAPGPQSPRDSHFQHTAGTWLFDMAMLAVLSVCYTGVVSWRIRLKR; from the coding sequence ATGGATCGATCCGCCCTTCCCGTGCTGACGGTCCGGTCCGACCGGTCGGAAGGTCGCTTCGCCGCGGGCCGCGACGTCGTCGTCGGCAGCGACGTGCGCGCCGACCTGCGGGTGGCGCACCCCCTGATCGCCCGCGCCCACGTGCTGCTGCGCTTCGACCAGGGCCGCTGGGTCGCCGTCGACAACAACTCGCTCAACGGCGTCTTCGTCAACGGCCAGCGGGTCCCGGTCGTGAACATCGAAGACGGCCAGACCATCAACATCGGCAAGCCCGACGGCCCCCGGGTCACCTTCGAGGTCGGTCATCACGACGGCAACGTGGGCCTGGCTCCGCCGACGGAGTCGATCCCGGTCATCGCGCCGCCCGGCCCCCCGCGCCCGGTGCGGCCGCAGCCGACCGGTCCCATGCCCGGCCCGGTGGGCCCGCCGGGCACCGGCCGCAGCGCCATGTCGGGCCCCGTGTCGCGGCCGCAGGCCGTCGCGCCGTCGATCCGCCGCGCCGACACCCAGCGCAGCGCCGCCATCCCGGCGCCCCCGCCGGCCGCCGTCACCGGCGCCGCGCCGCAGGCCCCGGCTCAGGCACCCGACCACGACCCGCCGACCCAGATCGGGGTGAGCGGCGAGGTCGCGGAGTTCCCGACCATCCGAGTCAAGACCCTCGGGACCGATTTCGACCGGGAGACACCCGCGGCGGGCGCCGCCTGGATCGGCCGCTCCCTCGAGAACGACATCGTGATCCACGACGTGCTGGCGTCGCGCCACCACGCGTTCCTGACGCCGACACCGATCGGCACCGAGATCCGCGACGCACACAGCATCAACGGGACTTTCGTCAACGGGATCCGGGTGGGGTCGGCGCTGCTGGCCGAAGGCGACGTCGTCACCATCGGCAACGTCGACCTGGTCTTCACCGGCGGCGTCCTGGTCCGGCGCCAGGACGTGGCGACGCGCACCGGCGGCCTGGAGGTGCGCGGCGTCGACTTCGCCGTCGACGGTAAGACCCTGCTGGAACAGATCTCGCTGACCGCCCGGCCCGGCACGCTGACGGCCATCATCGGCGGCTCCGGCGCCGGTAAGACCACGCTGTCGCGGCTCATCGCCGGGTACGCGACCCCCACCGCCGGCGCGGTCACGTTCGAGGGGCACGACATCCACACCGAGTTCGCGTCGTTGCGCACCCGGATCGGGATGGTTCCCCAGGACGACGTCGTGCACCGGCAGCTCACCGTCAACCAGGCGCTCGGATACGCCGCCGAGCTGCGCCTGCCGCCCGACACCAGCAAAGCCGACCGCGCGCAGGTCGTCGCCCAGGTGCTCGAAGAGCTCGGGCTGACCAAGCACGCCGACACCCGCGTCGACAAACTCTCGGGCGGCCAGCGCAAACGCGCGTCGGTCGCGCTCGAGCTGCTCACCGGGCCGTCGCTGCTGATCCTCGACGAGCCGACGTCGGGCCTGGACCCGGCGCTGGACCTGCAGGTGATGACCATGCTGCGGCAGCTCGCCGACGCCGGTCGGGTGGTGCTGGTGGTCACCCATTCACTGACCTACCTCGACGTCTGCGACCAGGTGCTGCTGATGGCGCCCGGCGGCAAGACGGCCTTCCTCGGCCCGCCCGACCAGATCAGCGACGCCATGGGCACCACCAACTGGGCGCACATCTTCGCGAAGGTGGGCGCCGACCCCGACGAGGCCAACCGCCGATTCTTGGCCCGCAACAACGAGCCGTCGCCCGCCCAGTCGGCAGCGCCGGCCGAGCTGGTCGCCCCGGCGCACACCAGCCTGCGCAGGCAGTTCTCGACGATCGCGCGCCGCCAGGTCCGCCTGGTCGTCTCCGACCGCGCCTACTTCGTCTTCCTGGCGGTATTGCCGTTCGTCATGGGCGCGCTGTCACTGACCGTTCCCGGCACCACCGGCTTCGGCTACGCAGACCCGGCGAGCCCGTCGGCCGACGAGGCCGGGATGATCCTCACGCTGATCACCCTGGCCGCCGCGTTCATGGGCACCGCGCTGACCATCCGCGACCTCGTCGGCGAGCGGCCCATCTTCCGGCGGGAGCAGGCGGTCGGCCTGTCCGCCACCGCGTATCTGCTGGCCAAGATCGCCGTGTTCTGTGTGTTCGCCGTGGTCCAGGCGGCGATCGCGACCGCCATCGTGGTGGCCGGCAAGGGCGCACCGACCCGGCCGGCCGTGCTGCTCGGCCATTCCAGTCTCGCCGCCACCGCGGAGCTGTTCGTCGCGGTCGCGGCCACCTGCGTCGCCGCGGCGATGCTCGGCCTGGCGCTCTCGGCGCTGGCGCGCTCCAACGAGCAGATCATGCCGCTGCTGGTGGTGTCGCTGATGATGCAGATCGTGCTGTGCGGCGGGATGGTGCCGGTCACCGACCGCATTGTCCTCGACCAGATCTCCTGGCTGGTGCCGTCGCGCTGGGGATATGCCGCGCAGGCGTCGACGGTCGACCTGTGGACGGTGGCGCCCGGTCCGCAGAGCCCCAGGGACAGCCACTTCCAGCACACCGCCGGAACCTGGCTGTTCGACATGGCCATGCTCGCGGTGCTCTCGGTCTGCTACACCGGCGTCGTCTCGTGGCGCATCCGGCTCAAACGCTAA
- a CDS encoding GTP-binding protein encodes MALKHSDRDAHASTKIVIAGGFGAGKTTFVGAVSEIMPLRTEAMLTDASAGVDALGATPDKRTTTVAMDFGRITLDEDLVLYLFGTPGQRRFWFMWDDLVRGAIGAIVLVDCRRLQDSFAAVDFFEHRNLPFLVAVNEFDGAPQYPVEEVREALTLAAHIPVISVDARNRRSATDALIAVSEYALETLAAS; translated from the coding sequence GTGGCCTTAAAGCACTCTGACCGTGACGCCCACGCCTCGACGAAGATCGTCATCGCGGGCGGATTCGGTGCCGGCAAGACCACGTTCGTCGGGGCGGTTTCGGAGATCATGCCGTTGCGCACCGAGGCGATGCTCACCGACGCCTCGGCCGGCGTCGACGCCCTCGGGGCCACTCCGGACAAGCGCACCACCACCGTCGCGATGGACTTCGGGCGCATCACCCTGGACGAGGACCTGGTGCTCTACCTTTTCGGCACGCCCGGGCAGCGCCGGTTCTGGTTCATGTGGGACGACCTGGTGCGCGGCGCGATCGGCGCGATCGTCCTCGTCGACTGCCGGCGGCTGCAGGACAGCTTCGCCGCCGTCGACTTCTTCGAGCACCGCAACCTGCCATTTCTGGTCGCGGTCAACGAGTTCGACGGCGCGCCGCAGTATCCCGTCGAGGAAGTCCGCGAGGCGCTGACCCTGGCCGCCCACATCCCGGTGATCAGCGTCGACGCCCGCAATCGCCGGTCGGCCACCGACGCGCTGATCGCGGTCAGCGAATACGCGCTAGAGACCTTGGCCGCGAGCTGA
- a CDS encoding DUF3017 domain-containing protein: MSARLLRRGSARTVLHAQWPILLVALIFVTAFALVGANFWRRGSLLIGIGVGVAAALRLLLPEERAGLLVVRSKGVDFLTTATVAGAMVYIASTIDPLGTG, from the coding sequence ATGAGCGCGCGGCTTCTCCGGCGAGGTTCGGCCAGGACGGTGCTGCACGCGCAGTGGCCGATCCTGCTGGTCGCGCTGATCTTCGTCACCGCTTTCGCGTTGGTGGGCGCCAACTTCTGGCGCCGCGGTTCGCTGCTGATCGGCATCGGCGTCGGCGTGGCCGCGGCGCTGCGGCTGCTGTTGCCCGAGGAGCGGGCCGGGCTGCTGGTGGTCCGCAGCAAGGGGGTCGACTTCCTGACCACCGCCACGGTCGCGGGGGCCATGGTCTACATCGCGTCGACCATCGACCCGCTGGGTACCGGTTAG
- a CDS encoding bifunctional methylenetetrahydrofolate dehydrogenase/methenyltetrahydrofolate cyclohydrolase, whose translation MGAITLDGKATRDEIFVDLKQRVAALTAAGRTPGLGTILIGDDPGSQAYVRGKHADCAKVGITSIRRDLPADISTETLNQTIDELNANPECTGYIVQLPLPKHLDENAALERVDPDKDADGLHPTNLGRLVLSVPAPLPCTARGIVHLLRRYGVEIAGAHVVVVGRGVTVGRPLGLLLTRRSENATVTLCHTGTRDLPTFTRQADIIVAAVGVPHMLTADMVRPGAAVVDVGVSRTDGGLVGDVHPDVWGVAGHVSPNPGGVGPLTRAFLLTNVVELAERE comes from the coding sequence GTGGGCGCAATCACTTTGGACGGCAAGGCCACCCGGGACGAAATCTTCGTCGACCTCAAGCAACGGGTCGCCGCCCTGACCGCTGCCGGCCGCACCCCCGGGCTCGGCACCATCCTGATCGGCGACGACCCGGGCTCGCAAGCCTACGTCCGGGGCAAGCACGCGGACTGTGCGAAGGTCGGCATCACGTCCATCCGCCGCGACCTGCCCGCCGACATCTCGACGGAGACGCTCAACCAGACCATCGACGAGCTCAACGCCAACCCCGAGTGCACCGGCTACATCGTGCAGCTCCCGCTGCCCAAGCACCTGGACGAGAACGCGGCGCTCGAGCGCGTCGATCCCGACAAGGACGCCGACGGGCTGCACCCGACCAACCTGGGCCGGCTGGTGCTCAGCGTCCCGGCGCCGCTGCCGTGCACCGCGCGGGGCATCGTGCACCTGTTGCGGCGCTACGGCGTCGAGATCGCCGGTGCGCACGTCGTCGTCGTCGGACGCGGTGTGACCGTCGGCCGCCCGTTGGGGCTGCTGCTGACCCGGCGTTCGGAGAACGCCACGGTGACGTTGTGCCACACCGGAACTCGTGATCTGCCGACGTTCACCAGGCAGGCGGACATCATCGTGGCCGCCGTCGGCGTCCCGCACATGCTGACCGCGGACATGGTCCGTCCCGGCGCCGCCGTCGTCGACGTGGGCGTCAGCCGCACCGACGGCGGACTGGTGGGCGACGTCCATCCCGACGTGTGGGGGGTGGCCGGCCACGTGTCGCCGAACCCCGGTGGCGTCGGCCCGCTGACCCGCGCGTTCCTGCTGACCAACGTCGTCGAGCTGGCCGAGCGGGAATGA
- a CDS encoding pentapeptide repeat-containing protein, with protein MACEFTGHDFCEQDLSRLSTERALFTECDFRGANLAESRHRGSAFRNCSFTRTILWHSTFAQCSMLGSVFVQCRLRPVTFDEVDFTLAMLGGNDLRGADLSGCRLRETSLVETDLRKAVLRGADFTGARTAGTRLDGADLRGATVDPALWTTASLTGARVDVGQAVAFAAAHGLRLDA; from the coding sequence ATCGCCTGCGAGTTCACCGGCCACGACTTCTGCGAGCAGGACCTCAGCCGCCTGAGCACCGAGCGCGCGCTGTTCACCGAGTGCGACTTCCGCGGCGCCAACCTGGCCGAGTCGCGCCACCGCGGCTCGGCCTTCCGCAACTGCAGCTTCACCAGAACGATCTTGTGGCACAGCACCTTCGCCCAGTGCAGCATGCTGGGCTCGGTCTTCGTGCAGTGCCGGCTGCGGCCGGTGACGTTCGACGAGGTCGATTTCACGCTGGCGATGCTCGGCGGCAACGACCTACGGGGCGCCGACCTGAGCGGCTGCCGGCTGCGGGAGACCAGCCTGGTGGAGACCGACCTGCGTAAGGCGGTGCTGCGCGGCGCCGACTTCACCGGCGCGCGGACCGCCGGCACCCGCCTGGACGGAGCCGACCTGCGGGGCGCCACCGTCGACCCGGCGCTGTGGACGACCGCCTCGCTGACGGGCGCGCGCGTCGATGTCGGCCAGGCCGTGGCGTTCGCGGCGGCGCACGGGTTGCGGCTGGACGCCTGA